The Gemmata palustris genome includes a region encoding these proteins:
- a CDS encoding tyrosine-type recombinase/integrase, whose protein sequence is MPPKKKSVPNYSFHKPTGQAYVRFTTRGTRRTVYLGKHDSPESHAEYARILAELRAGQTPDAPAASTSVPIATAPTVNEVLLAFLTWAETYYRTPDGRPTHEIVELKLSARPVRELYGHTPAKEFGPKALTAVRQQMIDAGLCRTLINRRMERVRRAFRWAASEELVPVTVYDALRTLTGLRRGRSTARESEPVGPVETATVDATLPFLDTHLRTMIELQRLTGMRPGEVCALRFGEIDRTPDVWLYRPEQHKTAHHDRERVIPIGPKARAALVAFLLRHGAPPDGFDISDYTTRLVAADAYQEAGRERDAALLRDLPRPIVLVAGCVVDPLAPLFSPRDAREERFRTARKKRRSKVPPSQVNRRKVKPTRVPGAEFTNKVYGHRIRKAALKAGVENWHPNQLRHTFATKVRRVHGLEAAQVLLGHSRADVTQVYSERNLALALKVASEIG, encoded by the coding sequence ATGCCGCCGAAGAAAAAATCCGTTCCCAATTATTCTTTTCACAAGCCCACCGGTCAGGCTTACGTCCGGTTCACCACCCGTGGCACCCGCCGCACGGTGTACTTGGGTAAGCACGACTCCCCCGAGAGCCACGCCGAATACGCCCGCATTCTCGCCGAACTCCGGGCCGGTCAGACGCCCGATGCGCCGGCAGCCAGCACGTCCGTCCCAATCGCTACAGCCCCTACGGTCAACGAAGTCCTGCTCGCGTTCCTGACGTGGGCCGAAACGTACTACCGCACCCCCGACGGACGGCCCACGCACGAGATCGTGGAATTAAAACTTTCGGCCCGCCCGGTCCGCGAGTTGTACGGACACACCCCGGCCAAAGAGTTCGGCCCGAAAGCACTTACTGCGGTGCGCCAGCAGATGATCGACGCCGGGCTGTGCCGCACGCTCATCAACCGTCGCATGGAGCGGGTGCGGCGCGCGTTCCGTTGGGCCGCGAGTGAAGAACTCGTGCCCGTGACCGTGTACGACGCCCTACGCACGCTCACGGGGTTGCGGCGCGGGCGGAGCACGGCCCGGGAGAGCGAACCGGTCGGACCCGTCGAAACCGCGACCGTGGACGCGACCCTGCCCTTTCTCGACACGCACCTGCGAACGATGATCGAGTTGCAGCGCTTGACCGGGATGCGGCCGGGGGAGGTGTGTGCGCTCCGGTTCGGGGAGATCGACCGCACGCCTGACGTGTGGTTGTACCGCCCCGAGCAGCACAAGACCGCGCACCATGATCGCGAGCGGGTCATTCCGATCGGCCCGAAGGCCCGGGCCGCACTGGTCGCGTTCCTGCTCCGCCACGGCGCCCCGCCGGACGGGTTCGACATCTCCGACTATACCACGCGCCTCGTTGCGGCCGATGCGTACCAAGAGGCCGGGCGCGAGCGGGACGCCGCACTGCTCCGCGACCTGCCCCGGCCGATCGTTCTCGTGGCCGGGTGCGTAGTCGATCCACTGGCGCCCCTCTTCAGCCCGCGGGACGCGCGCGAGGAACGGTTCCGCACCGCTCGAAAGAAGCGCAGGTCGAAGGTTCCCCCGTCACAGGTGAACCGCCGGAAGGTGAAACCGACCCGCGTCCCGGGAGCCGAGTTCACGAACAAGGTGTACGGGCACCGCATTCGGAAAGCCGCGCTCAAAGCCGGTGTCGAGAACTGGCACCCGAACCAACTCCGGCACACGTTCGCGACCAAGGTGCGCCGGGTCCACGGGCTGGAAGCCGCACAGGTCTTACTCGGGCACTCGCGGGCCGACGTCACGCAGGTCTACAGCGAACGGAACCTCGCACTCGCACTCAAGGTCGCTTCAGAAATCGGGTGA